One region of Lytechinus pictus isolate F3 Inbred chromosome 8, Lp3.0, whole genome shotgun sequence genomic DNA includes:
- the LOC135155193 gene encoding zinc finger protein 91-like gives MDYNSYVHQNQNVGQGTRDQDQYFVIHSGGVGLSEDSLAVLSTASDDAVTNQIQSSQGDLSHLPILTYSGEEYVMYVKEEVKEEEEEEEAKEAETGERDEDRDGDDHEDINDILRNVMQVPSLQSLSPTPSEGESPSSMAQRRPLAEKQSHNATAPSFAIRSNPKLTIRASLPPGFKYKFHKRKKDYVSGVVSRRVIDKGQCFGPYNGSLIDEKMAQDIGSTWELCLRGVVWYYLDGRNISHNNWLSHISPARTTAEQNLEAFQHYGDIYYRAIDNIQPGTELKVFYSDEYREKIGCKVKLDDLNYQRGTDDFQCMECNARCKTSKTMLRHIKFNHEQQEGATNRQETSGRQSAWGTTSASDQLLHFAREALCKSDAAQTSSESAASEKDVFREDRSMQKDRLLTGGHLNQSIMHSSRCGREGDARKHSMIYSSKDSAMVKKDAASSRPDTSVGPSLECPTCGKSFQNEGMLASHQLFHRTTIKEFICEVCSKVSKTFQAHVRHRNSHAEDLHHCFLCESKYRYVSSFYRHLRNGHRIKKLREKYFCLLCKETLPNKTVMIAHRTECAPRKRYVDKEEYQWRREEAEAERRSDAMKSHRQGTQGSTNYYAKEVASDEEDFGDHEPYHSGEDNGSWMGEVEEQRSEEEMGLSSVDSTSSIKEIDDADLHLRHHQEDSDKLGKMFDYYDRPRPFRCKYDSCPRRYVTSHDLYTHIRNVHRPQTNKKLDLRPYKCDQCPRTFASLKGFNNHKVDHTGAKLFKCEPCSKWFHTEERLYRHNHRIHKNRTKAHECKVCGKKFLEGFALKKHEQRHRGERNFACDICERTFTSKHCLQTHMVKHTGEKPFACEVCGKRFSLNLTLVRHAATHDSLDGANNIGDRSFM, from the exons ATGGACTACAACAGCTATGTCCATCAAAACCAGAATGTGGGCCAGGGCACTCGGGACCAGGACCAGTATTTTGTGATTCACTCTGGGGGAGTAGGTCTGAGCGAAGATAGCCTTGCCGTGCTGAGTACCGCTTCGGACGATGCCGTGACTAACCAGATCCAGAGCAGCCAAGGCGATCTATCGCACCTTCCAATACTGACGTACTCGGGAGAAGAGTATGTGATGTATGTGAAAGAAGAGgtgaaggaagaggaggaggaggaagaggcaAAAGAAGCGGAGACAGGAGAGAGGGACGAAGACCGTGATGGTGATGACCATGAAGACATCAATGATATCCTTAGGAATGTAATGCAAG TACCAAGTTTGCAGTCTCTGTCCCCCACACCTTCAGAAGGGGAATCCCCCTCATCCATGGCCCAGAGACGACCTTTAGCTGAGAAGCAATCCCACAATGCCACTGCACCAAG TTTTGCGATACGGTCAAATCCCAAACTCACCATCCGTGCCAGTCTTCCCCCTGGGTTCAAATACAAGTTTCATAAGAGGAAAAAGGACTATGTTAGTGGTGTCGTCAGTAGGCGGGTGATTGACAAGGGGCAATGTTTCGGCCCTTATAATGGATCCCTCATAGATGAGAAGATGGCACAAGATATAGGATCTACATGGGAG CTTTGCCTTCGGGGTGTTGTATGGTATTACCTTGATGGCAGGAACATCAGCCATAACAACTGGTTATCCCACATCAGTCCAGCAAGGACCACAGCTGAGCAGAACCTAGAGGCCTTCCAGCATTACGGCGATATCTACTACCGAGCGATAGACAACATCCAACCCGGTACAGAACTCAAGGTCTTCTATTCGGATGAATACAGGGAGAAGATAGGATGCAAAGTAAAACTGGACGATCTGAACTACCAAAGAG GTACCGATGACTTCCAGTGCATGGAATGCAATGCCAGGTGCAAGACCTCAAAGACGATGCTGAGACACATCAAGTTCAATCATGAGCAGCAAGAGGGGGCTACCAACCGACAAGAAACCTCTGGTAGACAATCAGCCTGGGGTACCACTTCTGCTTCGGATCAACTCCTTCATTTTGCCAGGGAGGCCTTGTGCAAAAGCGATGCTGCCCAAACATCCTCTGAGAGCGCTGCGTCCGAGAAGGATGTGTTCAGGGAAGATAGGTCCATGCAGAAGGATAGGTTACTAACTGGAGGCCATCTCAATCAGAGCATTATGCATTCTTCAAGATGTGGCAGAGAGGGTGATGCAAGGAAGCATTCTATGATTTACAGCAGCAAGGACTCGGCGATGGTCAAGAAAGATGCTGCATCGTCAAGACCAGACACTTCTGTAGGACCTAGTTTAGAGTGTCCAACCTGTGGTAAGAGCTTCCAGAATGAAGGTATGCTGGCTTCCCATCAGTTGTTCCACCGAACAACCATCAAAGAGTTCATTTGCGAAGTATGCAGCAAGGTTTCCAAGACATTCCAAGCGCACGTCAGGCATCGGAACAGCCACGCAGAGGATCTGCACCACTGTTTCCTATGTGAGAGCAAGTACCGTTATGTGTCCAGTTTCTATCGGCATTTAAGGAATGGACACCGTATTAAAAAGCTACGGGAGAAATACTTCTGTCTGCTGTGCAAGGAGACATTGCCTAACAAAACAGTCATGATTGCACACCGGACTGAGTGTGCACCAAGGAAACGATATGTTGATAAGGAAGAGTATCAGTGGAGACGGGAAGAGGCTGAAGCGGAAAGGAGATCAGATGCTATGAAAAGTCATAGACAAGGAACTCAAGGTTCTACTAATTATTATGCCAAGGAAGTTGCCTCTGATGAAGAAGATTTTGGTGATCATGAGCCTTATCATTCAGGGGAAGATAATGGAAGTTGGATGGGCGAGGTGGAAGAGCAAAGATCTGAGGAAGAAATGGGCTTGAGCAGTGTGGACAGTACCTCAAGCATCAAAGAGATTGATGATGCTGATTTACACCTTAGACATCATCAAGAAGACTCTGATAAACTTGGCAAGATGTTTGATTATTACGACAGACCACGTCCTTTCCGTTGCAAATATGATTCTTGTCCTAGGAGATACGTCACCAGCCACGATCTCTACACACACATCCGCAATGTCCACAGACCTCAAACTAACAAGAAATTGGATCTTCGTCCCTACAAGTGCGACCAATGCCCTAGGACTTTCGCATCTCTGAAAGGATTCAACAACCACAAAGTGGATCACACAGGCGCCAAACTCTTCAAATGCGAGCCATGTTCCAAGTGGTTCCACACCGAGGAGCGCCTCTACAGGCACAATCACAGGATACACAAGAATCGCACCAAGGCGCACGAGTGCAAGGTCTGCGGCAAGAAGTTCCTGGAGGGATTCGCGTTGAAAAAGCACGAGCAGCGCCATCGAGGGGAGAGAAACTTTGCATGTGATATTTGCGAAAGGACCTTCACCTCCAAGCACTGTCTCCAGACCCATATGGTGAAACACACAGGAGAGAAACCTTTCGCTTGTGAAGTATGCGGGAAGCGGTTCTCATTGAACCTCACCCTAGTTCGCCATGCTGCTACACATGATTCTCTTGATGGAGCAAACAATATTGGTGATAGAAGCTTCATGTGA
- the LOC135155309 gene encoding uncharacterized protein LOC135155309, giving the protein MVFNGEQVGAQKVGVAPKGGECGIVRLVRTVCKSIQDRGCEKSGKPVHFRTQFLTGCRVLGLVNKFVTAPLWRVLEGKERITTMDERYKIMSKFEEWAVDSSPLLDGTAVLFHDIPVQRDEIYESLLTGADAVTKQVLPLS; this is encoded by the exons ATGGTATTCAATGGAGAACAGGTAGGGGCACAGAAGGTTGGAGTGGCGCCAAAAGGTGGGGAATGTGGGATAGTTCGGTTAGTAAGAACGGTGTGTAAATCGATTCAAGACAGAGGATGTGAAAAATCAGGGAAGCCCGTACATTTCAGA ACTCAGTTTTTAACTGGGTGTAGGGTTTTGGGCCTAGTAAATAAGTTTGTAACAGCCCCATTGTGGCGAGTATTGGAGGGTAAGGAGAGAATAACGACCATGGACGAAAGATACAAGATCatgtcaaaatttgaagaatGGGCAGTTGACTCATCGCCATTATTGGACGGCACAGCCGTGTTATTCCACGATATACCAGTTCAAAGAGATGAAATATATGAATCACTTCTCACAGGAGCCGATGCAGTTACAAAACAAGTtctacccctttcataa